The following coding sequences lie in one Corynebacterium anserum genomic window:
- a CDS encoding amino acid ABC transporter permease, which translates to MSAHATVLYDTPGSRGERINKILTVATVVIAALILVWAGRILHANGQFDSDKWSPFLEGHMWTTYILPGLWGTVKAAVLSILFALVIGGALGIGRLSHNVVVRSICGVIVEFFRAIPVLLLMIFAYQVFALYGIVLTKHLAFAAVVFGLTMYNGSVIAEILRSGIKALPAGQEEAAMALGLSRMQTMFRILLPQAVASMLPALISQMVIALKDSALGYLIGYIEVVRSGLQSASWFRNYFAAMAVVAIIMIILNYTLSVLAERVETQLRAGRARRNIVAKVPHQRDVGLETKDAANVDWHDASHKDLRHTYE; encoded by the coding sequence ATGTCTGCACACGCAACAGTTCTCTATGACACTCCCGGATCCCGTGGAGAGCGCATCAACAAGATCCTGACCGTCGCTACGGTGGTTATCGCCGCGCTCATTCTCGTCTGGGCGGGACGCATCCTGCACGCCAATGGGCAATTCGACTCCGATAAGTGGTCCCCATTCCTCGAAGGGCATATGTGGACCACATATATCCTCCCTGGCCTATGGGGAACGGTGAAAGCCGCTGTCCTCTCCATTCTTTTTGCACTGGTCATCGGTGGAGCTCTCGGTATTGGTCGGCTTTCGCACAATGTAGTCGTCCGCAGCATCTGTGGTGTGATCGTGGAATTTTTCCGCGCCATCCCCGTCCTGCTGTTGATGATTTTCGCTTATCAAGTCTTCGCTCTCTATGGGATTGTCCTCACCAAGCATCTTGCTTTCGCGGCTGTTGTTTTTGGGTTAACGATGTACAACGGTTCCGTCATCGCAGAAATCTTGCGTTCGGGTATAAAGGCTCTACCTGCGGGCCAAGAAGAGGCCGCTATGGCTCTGGGGCTATCCCGTATGCAAACCATGTTCCGTATTTTGCTTCCGCAAGCTGTCGCCTCTATGCTTCCTGCCTTGATTTCACAAATGGTTATTGCCCTGAAAGACTCTGCTTTGGGCTACCTCATCGGCTACATTGAGGTCGTTCGTTCGGGTCTGCAGTCTGCATCGTGGTTCCGCAACTACTTCGCAGCGATGGCTGTCGTGGCGATCATTATGATCATTCTGAACTACACGCTCAGCGTTCTCGCCGAACGTGTCGAAACTCAACTTCGAGCTGGTCGCGCACGCCGCAATATCGTGGCAAAAGTTCCACATCAGAGGGATGTGGGGCTCGAGACCAAGGATGCCGCCAATGTTGACTGGCACGACGCATCCCATAAGGATCTGCGTCACACCTACGAATAA
- a CDS encoding helix-turn-helix domain-containing protein has protein sequence MTQQTIVRDAAQSDVSDSQVRAASFNLSGKEPLLREALGATLKEFRSQSGFTLRELAQVASVSPGYLSELERGRKEVSSELLASVCHAMGVSVASVILEAASMMALDAAAAELAASMVPVNTSR, from the coding sequence ATGACACAACAAACAATTGTGAGAGATGCCGCTCAAAGCGATGTCTCCGATTCCCAGGTGCGTGCTGCTTCGTTCAATCTGTCTGGCAAAGAGCCGCTGTTGCGCGAGGCGCTCGGTGCAACCCTTAAAGAGTTTCGTTCCCAGAGTGGATTCACGCTGCGCGAACTCGCACAAGTAGCCAGCGTAAGCCCTGGCTACTTGTCCGAGTTGGAGCGTGGGCGAAAGGAAGTTTCCTCCGAACTTCTGGCGAGTGTTTGCCACGCTATGGGAGTTTCGGTTGCTTCTGTCATTTTAGAGGCAGCATCCATGATGGCTTTGGACGCAGCGGCCGCGGAACTAGCTGCGTCGATGGTGCCGGTGAACACGTCACGGTAG
- a CDS encoding energy-coupling factor ABC transporter ATP-binding protein, producing MPTITFSDASLRIGQRTILEQFSLSLSEHRIGIIGANGSGKSTMAHMINGLISPSSGTVCVDNLNVETQGKEVRNRVGFIFSDADNQIIMPTVEEDVAFSLRRRKLSRAQRNEKVHHALNTMGLADRKEQSPHQLSGGEKQLLALASITVLEPELIIADEPTTLLDLRNRKKVARMLHSLPQQMIIVTHDLNLLTDVDRVICLDEGRIVDDSADPRLPSPSPRAVIDAYVERM from the coding sequence GTGCCTACCATCACTTTCTCTGACGCCTCACTCCGCATCGGCCAAAGAACGATCCTCGAGCAATTCTCGCTGTCCCTTAGCGAACACCGAATAGGAATCATCGGCGCTAACGGGTCAGGAAAATCGACCATGGCACACATGATTAATGGACTCATCTCTCCGTCTTCCGGAACCGTCTGCGTCGATAACCTCAACGTCGAGACACAAGGAAAAGAGGTACGCAACAGAGTCGGGTTTATTTTTTCCGACGCAGACAACCAAATCATCATGCCCACCGTAGAAGAGGATGTCGCTTTTTCTCTACGCCGCCGCAAGCTCTCCCGGGCACAGCGTAATGAGAAAGTTCACCACGCTCTCAACACTATGGGTCTAGCAGACCGCAAAGAACAATCACCCCATCAACTTTCCGGGGGCGAAAAACAATTGCTGGCCCTCGCCTCAATTACTGTGCTGGAGCCAGAACTCATCATTGCTGACGAACCAACGACGCTACTTGATCTGCGCAACCGCAAGAAAGTCGCGCGCATGCTGCACTCACTTCCCCAGCAGATGATCATCGTCACTCACGATCTCAATCTGCTCACCGATGTCGACCGCGTAATTTGTCTTGATGAAGGACGCATAGTCGATGATTCAGCAGATCCACGTTTGCCCTCGCCCAGCCCCCGCGCGGTCATAGATGCCTATGTGGAGCGTATGTAA
- a CDS encoding DUF3046 domain-containing protein, with product MRRAEFDRLVDGEFGDSFGTWIASTHVLEAYGDTTEKLIEQGVDLRDVWCALCDDFEVPPQRRLGADL from the coding sequence ATGCGGAGAGCAGAGTTTGATCGGTTGGTAGATGGAGAGTTTGGTGACTCTTTCGGTACGTGGATTGCCAGCACTCACGTCTTAGAGGCATATGGGGACACGACCGAAAAGCTCATCGAACAAGGGGTCGATCTTAGAGATGTCTGGTGCGCTTTGTGTGATGACTTTGAGGTTCCGCCACAGAGACGGCTTGGGGCTGACCTTTAG
- the recA gene encoding recombinase RecA produces MPPKKKSTATAGNDRTKALDLAMAQIEKDFGKGAIMRLGDDNRPPISAISSGNIAINVALGIGGFPRGRVVEIYGPESSGKTTVALHAIAQAQKGGGIAAFIDAEHALDPEYARALGVDTDALLVSQPDTGEQALEIADMLIRSGAIDIIVIDSVAALTPKAEIDGDMGDSHVGLQARLMSQALRKMTGALHQTGTTAIFINQLREKIGVMFGSPETTTGGKALKFYASVRCDIRRIQALKDGTDVVGNRTRLKVVKNKVSPPFKIAEFDILYGEGISREGSIIDLGVEAGIIKKSGAWYTYEGDQLGQGKEKARDFLKHNPELAEKLEDRIMQVLKVGPYANKKDQEVDVDPDDQPIDLAPNFDDDDE; encoded by the coding sequence ATGCCACCGAAGAAGAAGAGTACTGCGACGGCGGGTAATGATCGCACAAAGGCTCTTGATTTGGCAATGGCGCAGATCGAGAAAGACTTTGGCAAGGGCGCAATCATGCGTCTCGGTGACGATAATCGTCCTCCGATCAGCGCTATCTCTTCCGGCAACATTGCTATTAACGTCGCGCTCGGAATTGGTGGATTCCCACGCGGCCGCGTAGTAGAGATTTATGGTCCAGAATCCTCCGGTAAAACCACGGTGGCCTTGCATGCAATTGCTCAGGCGCAAAAGGGCGGGGGAATCGCGGCGTTCATCGATGCCGAGCATGCTTTGGATCCTGAATACGCTCGCGCATTGGGCGTGGACACCGACGCGCTACTGGTCTCTCAGCCAGATACAGGCGAGCAAGCATTGGAAATCGCAGATATGCTTATTCGCTCCGGTGCGATTGACATCATTGTCATCGACTCCGTCGCGGCACTGACCCCGAAAGCGGAAATCGATGGCGATATGGGAGATTCCCATGTAGGTCTACAAGCACGTCTGATGAGTCAAGCTCTGCGCAAAATGACCGGTGCTCTCCACCAGACCGGAACCACTGCAATTTTCATTAACCAGTTGCGAGAGAAGATCGGTGTGATGTTCGGTTCGCCGGAGACCACGACAGGCGGCAAGGCATTGAAATTCTATGCTTCTGTGCGCTGTGACATTCGCCGCATTCAAGCTCTGAAGGACGGCACTGACGTGGTGGGCAATCGCACGCGTTTGAAGGTGGTGAAGAATAAGGTTTCCCCACCATTTAAGATTGCTGAATTCGACATTCTCTATGGTGAAGGCATCTCCCGCGAAGGCTCCATTATTGATCTCGGCGTTGAGGCCGGAATTATTAAGAAGTCCGGTGCGTGGTACACCTATGAGGGCGACCAGCTAGGACAAGGGAAGGAAAAGGCCCGTGACTTCCTGAAGCACAATCCGGAATTGGCTGAGAAGTTGGAAGATCGCATCATGCAGGTCTTGAAAGTAGGGCCTTATGCGAACAAGAAGGATCAAGAGGTTGACGTTGATCCTGACGATCAGCCAATTGATCTGGCTCCTAACTTTGACGATGACGACGAATAG
- a CDS encoding PspA/IM30 family protein has protein sequence MANPLSKGWKYLMAMFDSKIEENADPKIQIEQAIQEAQRQHKALSQQAAAVIGNQRQLEMKLNRGLEDIENLQARTKNALQLADKARTEGDTQKATEYENAAEAFAAQLVTAEQNVEDLKVMHDQSLHSAEQARQAVERNAMQLQQKTAERTKLLSQLEQAKMQEQVAETLTSMDSLTTASGPNLDQIREKIESRYANALGQAELAQSSVQNRMMEVEQASVQLAGHSRLEQLRSEMNATQHQISASPDSQSKKDEVADDPVAQRMRELREES, from the coding sequence ATGGCGAACCCTTTATCCAAGGGCTGGAAGTACCTCATGGCCATGTTCGACAGCAAGATTGAGGAAAACGCAGATCCAAAGATTCAAATTGAGCAGGCCATCCAGGAAGCTCAGCGTCAGCATAAGGCGTTGTCCCAGCAGGCTGCCGCGGTAATTGGCAATCAGCGTCAGTTGGAGATGAAGCTTAACCGTGGTCTAGAGGATATTGAGAACCTCCAAGCCCGTACTAAGAACGCGTTGCAACTGGCGGATAAGGCACGCACTGAGGGCGATACACAAAAAGCCACTGAGTACGAGAACGCCGCGGAGGCTTTCGCTGCGCAATTGGTCACCGCGGAGCAAAATGTCGAAGATCTGAAGGTCATGCACGATCAGTCGTTGCACAGCGCAGAGCAAGCGCGTCAGGCTGTGGAGCGTAACGCCATGCAACTTCAGCAGAAAACTGCTGAGCGCACCAAGCTGCTGAGCCAACTGGAGCAGGCGAAGATGCAAGAGCAGGTGGCTGAGACACTCACTTCGATGGATTCGCTCACGACCGCCTCCGGTCCAAATCTGGATCAGATTCGGGAGAAGATTGAGTCTCGCTACGCGAACGCCCTGGGTCAGGCTGAGCTGGCTCAGAGTTCTGTACAAAATCGCATGATGGAAGTGGAGCAAGCTAGTGTCCAACTGGCTGGTCATTCTCGCCTGGAACAGCTCCGTTCGGAAATGAATGCCACACAGCATCAAATTTCGGCGTCTCCGGATTCTCAATCGAAGAAGGATGAAGTTGCGGATGACCCTGTTGCACAGCGTATGCGGGAGTTGCGTGAAGAGTCTTAG
- a CDS encoding TerC family protein, translating into MEVNGFVWALTIVVIAGFFIFDFFSHVRTPHEPSIKESAGWSLFYIGLACLFGLFLWATWGEPGNPHQHGIEFFTGYVTEKALSIDNLFVFALIMTSFKVPRKYQQKVLLIGIAIALLLRLIFIIAGAAVIELWSDVFYIFGIFLLWTAGKLLWDEISDKEETDPNDMFVVKMIRKVVPVHDDYHGDKLSFKKDGKRVLTPLFVALLAIGFVDVLFALDSIPAIYGITQEPYVVFTTNAFALLGLRQLYFLLDGLLDKLVYLSYGLSLILAFIGVKLLLHALHENKLPFINGGENVTVFEVPVELSLVVILGILLLTTFLSLTVGNRLEAEKNAQEPTAGLDKEMKGNTEQSNAQSTTVNGARADASVE; encoded by the coding sequence ATGGAAGTTAATGGTTTTGTCTGGGCTCTCACCATCGTGGTGATCGCCGGTTTCTTCATCTTCGATTTCTTTTCACATGTGCGTACGCCGCACGAGCCATCTATTAAGGAATCCGCCGGGTGGTCGCTGTTCTATATTGGCCTCGCCTGTCTGTTCGGGCTATTCCTCTGGGCTACTTGGGGCGAGCCGGGCAATCCTCACCAGCACGGCATAGAGTTCTTCACTGGGTACGTGACCGAAAAAGCTCTGAGTATAGATAACCTTTTCGTCTTCGCGCTTATCATGACGAGCTTTAAGGTACCTCGTAAGTACCAGCAAAAAGTGTTGCTCATTGGCATTGCCATCGCTTTGTTATTGCGTTTAATTTTCATTATAGCCGGTGCTGCAGTTATCGAATTGTGGTCCGACGTCTTCTACATTTTCGGTATCTTTCTTCTGTGGACCGCTGGAAAACTTCTCTGGGATGAGATTTCCGATAAGGAAGAAACTGATCCGAACGACATGTTTGTGGTGAAGATGATCCGCAAAGTTGTCCCGGTTCACGATGACTACCACGGAGACAAGCTTTCCTTTAAGAAAGACGGCAAACGTGTATTGACGCCACTATTTGTTGCCTTGCTAGCTATTGGATTTGTGGATGTCCTCTTTGCACTCGATTCCATCCCTGCTATCTACGGCATTACTCAAGAACCTTACGTGGTCTTCACAACGAATGCCTTTGCCTTGCTGGGACTACGTCAGCTCTACTTCCTGCTGGATGGACTCCTCGATAAGCTCGTGTACCTGTCCTATGGACTTTCGTTAATTTTGGCGTTCATCGGTGTGAAATTGTTGCTTCATGCTTTGCATGAGAACAAACTTCCGTTCATCAATGGTGGAGAAAACGTCACGGTTTTCGAGGTTCCGGTGGAGCTGTCCCTGGTTGTGATCCTCGGGATTTTGCTACTCACTACCTTCCTATCTCTGACGGTAGGTAACCGCCTGGAAGCGGAAAAGAACGCTCAGGAACCGACTGCAGGTTTGGATAAAGAGATGAAAGGAAACACTGAGCAGAGCAATGCTCAAAGCACGACCGTCAACGGTGCCCGAGCCGATGCTTCGGTAGAGTAG
- a CDS encoding biotin transporter BioY translates to MTSFKTVDIAYIATFAALIIVLGAVAVPIGSTGVPIVLQNMGILLAAMLLGCVRGGLTTALFLAVGLVGVPNLAGWHPTISALAGPTVGYLAGYLISAFVVGAIAERAPRDATKTGYRLATFVIAGIIGVIIQYACGTIGLMARLGLDFPAAAGTNLPFIPGDLLKVVLAASIAVAVTKAVPDLLRR, encoded by the coding sequence ATGACATCTTTTAAGACCGTGGATATCGCATATATCGCCACATTCGCTGCGCTCATCATCGTGCTCGGAGCTGTGGCAGTCCCCATAGGCAGCACAGGTGTCCCCATCGTTCTCCAAAACATGGGAATACTTCTAGCCGCCATGCTACTCGGTTGCGTTCGCGGGGGCCTCACCACCGCTCTTTTCCTAGCTGTGGGGTTAGTTGGCGTGCCGAACCTAGCCGGCTGGCACCCAACCATCAGCGCGCTCGCCGGCCCGACGGTTGGCTATCTCGCCGGCTACCTCATCTCTGCCTTCGTTGTTGGGGCTATAGCCGAACGCGCACCACGGGATGCAACGAAAACGGGTTATCGCTTGGCCACCTTCGTCATTGCCGGCATTATTGGCGTAATCATCCAGTATGCATGTGGAACCATCGGGCTCATGGCTCGCCTCGGACTTGATTTTCCTGCCGCTGCGGGCACGAACCTACCGTTCATACCTGGGGATCTGCTCAAAGTAGTCCTAGCCGCGAGCATCGCAGTTGCCGTCACTAAGGCAGTGCCCGACCTGCTCCGGCGCTAA
- a CDS encoding energy-coupling factor transporter transmembrane component T family protein, with the protein MRPSLHLRVPDSAYIPGRSPLHRMSAGTKTLGLVLFLLVTALFVHTVPWAVVTLGVTLGSYVLARITPRQAMSQLIVPLPVLLLLAALLWWRTSFIHAAVHSMVIFSAVAFAILLTMTTKVSDMMDTLEHALHPLKRWGVPVESISLAMSLTMRLIPLQMQTVNEVLDARKARGGGASIVAFGVPVIVRSLLRAKAIGEALMSRGVGD; encoded by the coding sequence ATGAGACCTTCTCTCCATCTCCGCGTCCCAGATTCAGCCTATATTCCAGGCCGATCTCCCCTTCACCGAATGTCGGCGGGGACAAAAACTTTAGGGCTCGTTCTCTTTTTGCTCGTCACCGCGCTTTTCGTACACACAGTCCCGTGGGCTGTAGTAACTCTCGGAGTCACTCTAGGTAGCTACGTTCTTGCTCGGATCACTCCCCGTCAAGCAATGTCTCAACTTATTGTTCCACTGCCGGTCTTATTACTGTTGGCGGCTCTACTCTGGTGGCGCACCTCATTTATTCACGCTGCAGTGCACTCCATGGTGATATTCTCCGCAGTGGCATTCGCCATCCTACTGACAATGACTACCAAGGTCAGCGACATGATGGACACCTTGGAACATGCGCTTCATCCCTTAAAAAGGTGGGGCGTACCCGTTGAATCCATCTCCTTAGCGATGTCGCTGACGATGCGGCTCATCCCCCTACAGATGCAGACGGTCAACGAGGTTCTCGATGCACGAAAAGCCCGCGGCGGAGGCGCGTCAATCGTGGCTTTTGGCGTACCGGTGATTGTGCGTTCCCTCCTGCGGGCTAAAGCAATTGGTGAGGCTCTCATGAGCCGCGGCGTCGGAGACTAA
- a CDS encoding CinA family protein, protein MNLSEQLRNQGRSLSRELVQLCRAKGLTVATAESLTAGLCAATIADIPGASSVLRGGLVVYATELKHDLAGVSASLLKQVGAVDPGVAIELAAGAARRCGADLGLGLTGVAGPDPQDGHPVGDVFIGVSYRGEGGVYTMCASQRADSMDSESARQVIRLQAVNEALVAALRTIKS, encoded by the coding sequence ATGAATTTGAGTGAACAACTCCGCAACCAGGGGCGATCCCTGAGCCGAGAATTGGTACAACTCTGCCGCGCTAAAGGTCTTACTGTGGCCACGGCTGAATCGTTGACTGCCGGTTTGTGTGCCGCAACCATTGCTGATATTCCTGGGGCCAGCTCGGTATTGCGGGGTGGCCTTGTAGTGTATGCCACGGAGCTGAAACACGACTTAGCTGGTGTGTCGGCTTCTCTTCTCAAACAGGTTGGGGCGGTGGATCCTGGCGTTGCGATCGAACTGGCCGCGGGAGCCGCGCGTCGTTGCGGAGCGGATCTAGGTCTTGGTCTGACAGGGGTGGCTGGGCCGGATCCTCAGGATGGGCATCCCGTCGGTGATGTCTTTATCGGGGTGAGTTACAGGGGAGAAGGCGGTGTTTACACGATGTGTGCCTCACAACGTGCGGATTCTATGGATTCTGAGAGTGCACGGCAAGTTATCCGTTTACAAGCTGTGAATGAGGCGCTGGTTGCAGCGTTGCGTACGATAAAAAGTTAG
- a CDS encoding regulatory protein RecX has product MTTNSSLDKKISQLKEALREWESQETPSLIDVDEERALAPVKAKAIRLLNHRDRSAYELRSRLLEAEFDSDLVDAVVERCVANGMVDDSRFAVEWMRQRHKNQKKSAAVLRHELQAKGVASEIIDDALKDITAEDNAAVLAALVNKKAQSVKTVPETRAEYDKYLRRILGVAARRGFPQAQSFAAAQRALNHRIDELKG; this is encoded by the coding sequence ATGACGACGAATAGCAGCCTCGACAAGAAAATTTCTCAGCTGAAAGAAGCACTGCGAGAATGGGAGTCGCAGGAGACTCCCTCTCTCATAGACGTTGATGAGGAGAGAGCTCTAGCGCCTGTGAAAGCCAAAGCCATTCGGCTCCTCAACCACCGTGATCGCTCTGCCTATGAGTTGCGTTCCCGGCTGTTGGAAGCTGAGTTTGACAGCGATCTCGTTGATGCTGTGGTGGAGCGGTGCGTCGCCAACGGAATGGTGGATGATTCTCGATTCGCAGTCGAGTGGATGCGTCAGCGTCATAAAAATCAGAAAAAGTCTGCTGCAGTGTTACGGCACGAGCTGCAAGCTAAAGGCGTAGCCTCAGAAATAATTGACGATGCTCTCAAAGACATCACGGCTGAAGACAACGCAGCAGTTCTCGCGGCGCTTGTGAACAAGAAAGCTCAAAGTGTGAAGACGGTGCCTGAGACGCGCGCTGAATACGACAAATATCTGCGTCGTATTCTCGGCGTAGCGGCGAGGCGAGGGTTTCCTCAGGCCCAGAGCTTTGCCGCCGCGCAGCGTGCATTGAACCATCGAATAGATGAACTCAAGGGTTAA
- the pgsA gene encoding CDP-diacylglycerol--glycerol-3-phosphate 3-phosphatidyltransferase: MPNVLTTIRIVFIPVFLWLILTTEGWRDGFGASYTHRWWALVAFCLLMLTDQLDGFLARKYSVITDFGKLADPIADKALMIAALLSLNLLGELWWWVTAIIVIRELGITLWRMVLARRGLVVPASKGGKLKTVLQTAAVAWYILPIAGVVTWIAHLFMAAALLVTVVTGVQYIVDSKKQ; encoded by the coding sequence ATGCCTAATGTGTTGACCACGATACGCATTGTGTTCATCCCTGTTTTCCTCTGGCTGATCCTCACCACAGAGGGGTGGCGTGACGGCTTCGGCGCCTCCTATACCCACCGTTGGTGGGCTCTTGTGGCTTTTTGCTTGCTGATGTTGACCGATCAGCTTGACGGTTTTTTGGCGCGCAAGTACTCAGTTATCACCGATTTCGGCAAACTAGCTGATCCCATCGCGGACAAGGCACTGATGATTGCCGCCCTGCTCAGCCTGAACCTCTTGGGGGAGTTGTGGTGGTGGGTCACCGCAATCATCGTGATACGTGAGCTAGGAATCACGTTGTGGCGAATGGTCTTGGCTCGGCGAGGATTAGTGGTGCCAGCGTCTAAGGGCGGCAAGCTAAAAACTGTTTTGCAGACTGCAGCTGTGGCTTGGTACATCCTGCCTATTGCGGGGGTAGTTACGTGGATTGCGCATCTCTTTATGGCCGCCGCGCTATTGGTCACCGTCGTCACTGGTGTTCAATACATCGTAGACAGCAAGAAACAGTAG